The genomic segment gttgttttgaaaatttcaaagcAGAGTTCGTTCTCTTTAAGCATCATGAAACTTCTGATCCCTTGTTCTTTATAGGACTCTGTTTGATGGTTGCTAGATTTTCAGAAGAGCAATGAGTCATTCTGCATCCAGCTCAGGTACCTGCTGCTATAACTGATGTTGATGAGAGGTACGAGTTGCGTGGAAATGTTCAGCTTGAAGTTGTGGCTACTGAATCTTCACCACGAGATGATACTCTTCCGGAAACAGCCAGAAAAGGTATCCTCTGTCTGTCTATAAAAGATTGGAGCATAGTTATGGCTTGGGTGAGAAATCTGTGGGAAGTTATCTGTTGTTTAATTGAATCTAGTTATGCTCTCATAATGTAATTGTAATTCTTGTGTAGAAACTGAGATGGGTGAGAAATCTGTGGGAAGAGTAAACGTTGAAACGGATAATTTGGACAGTAGCAGTGGCTTGGCAACCAAATCAGATACAGAGAAGAGATCAGAAGATGACATCAATCGTGGTAACTGGTAACCCTTTTGCTGAAGCAAGTCAGAAAGGTAATAATACCTTAACGTTCACAGCTCTTTTCTGTTATGAATTCATAATGTTATTTCTGATTCTGTGTAGATAAAATTGGAACAGATGATGTGGTGAGCCATCATTTGGACACTAACATTGGGCTAACAGCCAGACcagatacaaaaaaaagaagagttcAGAAGATGACACAAATCAAACTTCTGCTACTGCAAAGCGTGTTGATACTACACCTGCTGCATCTCTTCCAATCTCTAGAGGAGACAATCAGAAATGTTACTGAATCTACTAGTTATCCTTtatgtttggtttgttttataGCAAAGAAAAGTGTCACAAAACA from the Raphanus sativus cultivar WK10039 unplaced genomic scaffold, ASM80110v3 Scaffold2792, whole genome shotgun sequence genome contains:
- the LOC108818637 gene encoding uncharacterized protein LOC108818637 (The sequence of the model RefSeq protein was modified relative to this genomic sequence to represent the inferred CDS: added 148 bases not found in genome assembly) — its product is MSSLISSCSLFLLGIDLEAEKTRKKTELELSSDGEKSRNKTKVDLNQSAAAAITDVDERYELRGNVQLEVVATESSPRDDTLPETARKETEMGEKSVGRVNVETDNLDSSSGLATKSDTEKRSEDDINRGNW